From Aquificaceae bacterium, a single genomic window includes:
- a CDS encoding MBL fold metallo-hydrolase translates to MKNVIFNTPDHKVAFFEELIPASAVQSNQALIIHKGEGMLLDPGGHKVFSKLLSDLSLYIPPSQIKYIFLSHQDPDIVASINGWLMTTKAVAYISKLWMRFLPHFGLDSQLEDRVFPIDDGGTVLTLGGDCKIYILPAHFLHSEGNFQVYDPCSKILFSGDLGASLGQDYFVVEDFDSHIKYMEGFHRRYMVSNKILRFWANMVRQLDIEMIVPQHGAIFKGKDMVNRFIEWVENLEVGVDLMTQERYRVPVG, encoded by the coding sequence ATGAAAAATGTTATATTCAATACGCCGGACCACAAGGTAGCTTTCTTTGAAGAGCTTATCCCTGCCTCGGCTGTGCAGTCAAATCAGGCGCTCATAATTCACAAGGGTGAAGGCATGCTTCTTGACCCTGGAGGCCACAAGGTCTTTTCCAAGCTCCTGTCAGACCTTTCCCTCTACATTCCTCCAAGCCAGATAAAATACATATTCCTTTCCCATCAGGACCCTGACATAGTGGCTTCCATAAACGGCTGGCTCATGACCACAAAGGCGGTAGCCTATATCTCCAAGCTATGGATGAGGTTTCTTCCACACTTTGGACTGGATTCCCAGCTGGAGGACAGGGTTTTCCCCATAGATGATGGCGGGACTGTGCTCACTCTCGGTGGAGACTGTAAGATTTACATACTGCCCGCACACTTTCTGCACTCGGAGGGCAACTTTCAGGTCTATGACCCCTGCTCAAAGATACTCTTCTCTGGAGACCTTGGGGCATCTCTGGGGCAGGACTACTTTGTGGTGGAAGACTTTGATAGTCACATAAAGTATATGGAAGGCTTCCACAGGAGGTATATGGTAAGCAACAAGATTCTGCGCTTCTGGGCAAACATGGTGCGTCAGCTGGACATTGAGATGATTGTGCCACAACATGGAGCAATCTTCAAGGGCAAGGACATGGTAAACCGCTTTATAGAGTGGGTGGAAAACCTTGAGGTGGGTGTTGACCTGATGACGCAGGAGAGATACAGAGTTCCTGTTGGGTAA
- the metG gene encoding methionine--tRNA ligase subunit beta, translating into MELVSIEDFLKLDIRLARVLSAEKVEGSEKLLRLRVSLGDEERTLMAGIAKHYSPEELVGKKILMLANLKPRKIFGVESQGMVLALSDGERLSLIVPDRDVREGAKAS; encoded by the coding sequence ATGGAACTTGTGAGTATAGAGGACTTTCTTAAACTGGACATAAGGCTTGCAAGGGTGCTTTCCGCAGAAAAGGTAGAAGGCTCAGAAAAGCTCTTGAGACTTCGGGTTTCCCTCGGAGATGAAGAGAGAACACTTATGGCGGGCATAGCAAAGCATTACAGCCCGGAGGAGCTTGTAGGCAAGAAAATCCTCATGCTGGCCAATCTCAAACCCCGTAAGATTTTTGGTGTGGAGTCTCAAGGAATGGTGCTTGCTCTGTCCGACGGTGAAAGGCTATCTCTTATAGTTCCCGACAGGGATGTGAGAGAAGGGGCAAAGGCAAGTTAG
- a CDS encoding succinate--CoA ligase subunit beta, producing the protein MNLYEYEAYEKVFKKYGVPTPRYMFGDHLSDDIVNFINQLGECVIKSQVLVGKRGKAGAVKLCKNPDEAIETFNALLNYPVYGEMPVGLLVSEKANILKELYASITYSTEVRAPVLTLSLEGGMDIEEVPPEKVKSWVIDPIKGLYPHMARNYLLELGFPSEYMGVLRELSEVIANMWRAFWESEARLLEINPLAICEVGGKQKVLALDAVVTIDDDASVPPAKIYGVRTAMKRPPTEREIEASLIDRDDHRGKAGSYVEVDGDIAMMTFGGGGSTVTIETTYAMGMKPANFTDIGGNPPAEKMYKITRIILSKPGIRGVLVCGGTANNTRIDVTLGEGVANAIRDLHREGKLNPNWIWVVRRNGPEAEKGLRMLYEALKECGVKGEIYDSSLPLTEAPIRLKELLDRCESIGRESKEDRHLTEEQAQDMGI; encoded by the coding sequence ATGAACCTTTACGAATACGAAGCCTATGAAAAGGTGTTCAAAAAATACGGGGTGCCAACACCAAGGTATATGTTCGGCGACCATCTGAGCGACGACATTGTAAACTTTATAAACCAGCTTGGTGAATGTGTAATAAAGTCTCAGGTGCTGGTTGGAAAGAGGGGAAAAGCCGGGGCTGTAAAGCTCTGCAAGAACCCCGATGAAGCCATAGAAACCTTTAACGCTCTGCTAAACTACCCCGTCTACGGTGAGATGCCCGTGGGGCTTCTGGTAAGCGAGAAGGCAAACATCCTCAAGGAGCTGTACGCCTCCATAACCTACTCCACGGAAGTGAGGGCTCCGGTCCTTACCCTGAGCCTTGAGGGAGGCATGGACATCGAGGAAGTTCCGCCAGAAAAGGTAAAGAGCTGGGTGATTGACCCCATAAAGGGTCTTTATCCCCACATGGCAAGAAACTACCTCCTTGAGCTGGGCTTTCCCAGCGAATACATGGGCGTTCTCAGGGAGCTTTCTGAAGTCATAGCCAACATGTGGAGAGCCTTCTGGGAATCTGAGGCAAGGCTTTTAGAGATAAACCCCCTCGCCATATGCGAGGTTGGTGGGAAGCAGAAGGTGCTGGCTCTGGATGCGGTGGTTACCATTGATGACGATGCCAGTGTGCCACCGGCAAAGATATACGGAGTAAGGACTGCCATGAAGAGACCTCCCACAGAGAGGGAAATAGAGGCTTCTCTCATAGACAGGGACGACCACAGAGGTAAGGCAGGTTCCTATGTGGAGGTGGACGGTGATATTGCCATGATGACCTTTGGAGGTGGAGGCTCAACGGTGACCATAGAGACCACCTACGCCATGGGCATGAAACCTGCCAACTTTACCGACATAGGAGGAAACCCACCCGCGGAGAAGATGTATAAGATAACCAGGATAATCCTGTCCAAGCCCGGCATAAGGGGGGTTCTCGTGTGCGGTGGAACCGCCAACAACACAAGGATTGATGTAACACTTGGTGAAGGCGTGGCAAACGCTATAAGAGACCTGCACAGAGAAGGTAAGCTCAACCCCAACTGGATATGGGTGGTCCGCAGAAACGGACCTGAGGCCGAGAAGGGTCTGAGGATGCTTTACGAGGCTCTTAAGGAATGTGGAGTTAAGGGTGAGATATACGACTCATCCCTACCCCTTACAGAAGCCCCCATAAGGCTAAAAGAGCTTCTTGACAGGTGTGAGTCAATAGGTAGAGAGTCAAAGGAAGACAGGCACCTCACTGAAGAACAGGCTCAGGATATGGGAATTTGA
- a CDS encoding PBP1A family penicillin-binding protein encodes MRKIPFILLSVLGAFLLLSLAVVLILSANLPPVEALRSWKPPLATVVYDAKDRPFGDVAVQRRYYVSLEDIPPHVRQAFIAAEDKNFYRHPGIDPLAIVRATLANIRHMEIRQGASTITQQVARNLFLTPDRSLKRKIREALLALQIERHFTKDQILEMYLNYIYLGQGAYGVEAASRIYFGKSVKDLTTDEAAILAGLPKAPTRYNPFRNPERVKERRDYVLSRMYEDGYITEEEYRRLLEKPIKVRLENRYYGMDYFLDFVKDYLADKYGEVILAGGYRVYTTVDRDLQEHAREVLKRGIVRVARANGMPFLPEDPYETSKKYEEQKVELKPGRVYIGKVLSLNGERLKVQLGEEQFELERKNLPVEKGDFVLVRLYQDKKSREIRAELLPDLQGALVSLDVKTGAIRAMVGGYSYLRSPFNRAAYAKRQPGSAIKPIIYLAALMKGYTQASLIDATPRSFYDPSTGKEWTPDNYEGAEYGQVSLRTALAKSINTATVNLLADIGFDMPIEVGRLLGIELKPYYSMALGSIEVTPLQLTSAFQTFANLGTRCEPFFIRKIVAPDGSVLEENSPKCEQVLPPQETRVLVDMLRAVVLEGTGATASSLQRVVAGKTGTTNDYMDAWFVGFSPDIVAGVWVGFDIKRSMGKGMAGARVALPIWIDYMSLAAYMYPYSDFPVPEGVVVVNCPKPMLFVAGTEGACGGENQPEPQEKSNELEGIVDPKYLREEAPKVKEIR; translated from the coding sequence GTGCGTAAAATTCCTTTTATTCTCCTGAGTGTTCTTGGTGCTTTTCTCTTACTCTCTCTGGCTGTGGTTCTCATTCTGTCTGCGAACCTGCCTCCTGTGGAAGCTCTAAGGAGCTGGAAGCCACCCCTGGCCACTGTGGTTTACGATGCTAAGGACAGACCCTTCGGCGATGTGGCAGTTCAGAGGAGATACTATGTTAGCCTGGAGGATATACCGCCTCACGTGAGGCAGGCCTTCATAGCTGCAGAGGACAAAAACTTTTACAGACATCCGGGGATTGACCCCTTGGCTATTGTCAGGGCAACCCTTGCCAACATAAGGCATATGGAAATTCGTCAGGGCGCATCCACCATAACCCAGCAGGTGGCAAGAAACCTTTTCCTGACCCCAGATAGAAGCCTGAAGAGAAAGATAAGAGAGGCGCTTCTTGCTCTGCAAATCGAGAGGCACTTTACCAAGGACCAGATATTGGAGATGTATCTCAATTACATATATCTGGGTCAGGGTGCCTACGGCGTAGAGGCGGCATCAAGGATATATTTTGGGAAGTCGGTAAAGGACCTTACCACCGATGAAGCTGCCATACTTGCAGGTCTTCCGAAGGCGCCAACTCGCTACAACCCCTTCAGAAATCCAGAAAGGGTAAAAGAAAGAAGGGACTATGTTCTGAGTCGTATGTATGAGGATGGATACATAACTGAGGAGGAATATAGGAGACTGCTTGAAAAGCCCATAAAGGTCAGGCTGGAAAACAGATACTATGGAATGGATTACTTCCTTGATTTCGTAAAGGACTATCTTGCAGATAAATACGGAGAGGTTATTCTGGCCGGGGGCTACAGGGTATACACCACCGTGGACAGGGACCTTCAGGAACATGCAAGGGAAGTTTTAAAGCGTGGTATTGTCAGGGTGGCAAGGGCAAACGGCATGCCTTTCCTTCCAGAGGACCCCTACGAGACTTCAAAGAAGTATGAAGAACAGAAGGTGGAACTAAAGCCAGGAAGGGTATACATTGGCAAAGTTCTTTCTCTAAACGGGGAAAGACTCAAAGTTCAGCTTGGGGAGGAGCAGTTTGAGCTGGAGAGGAAAAACCTCCCTGTTGAAAAGGGAGACTTTGTGCTGGTGAGGCTTTATCAGGACAAGAAGAGCAGGGAAATAAGGGCTGAGCTTCTTCCAGACCTTCAGGGGGCTCTTGTAAGCCTTGATGTAAAAACTGGAGCCATAAGGGCCATGGTTGGAGGATACTCTTACCTCAGAAGCCCCTTCAACAGGGCAGCATACGCAAAGCGTCAACCAGGTTCTGCCATAAAACCCATAATCTACCTTGCAGCCCTCATGAAGGGCTACACGCAGGCCAGCCTGATAGATGCAACCCCGAGAAGCTTTTACGACCCATCCACGGGTAAGGAATGGACGCCAGACAACTACGAGGGCGCAGAGTATGGGCAGGTTAGCCTGAGAACTGCTCTGGCAAAGAGTATTAACACGGCTACCGTAAACCTCCTTGCTGACATAGGTTTTGACATGCCAATAGAAGTGGGAAGACTTCTGGGTATTGAACTAAAGCCTTATTACTCCATGGCTCTTGGCAGTATAGAGGTAACGCCGCTTCAGCTTACCTCTGCCTTTCAGACCTTTGCAAACCTTGGTACAAGATGCGAGCCCTTTTTTATAAGAAAAATAGTGGCACCCGATGGCTCCGTCCTTGAAGAAAACTCCCCTAAGTGCGAGCAGGTGCTCCCCCCTCAGGAGACGAGGGTTCTTGTAGATATGCTCAGAGCTGTGGTGCTTGAGGGAACAGGGGCCACCGCAAGCTCTCTCCAGAGAGTGGTGGCCGGCAAAACTGGAACCACCAACGATTACATGGATGCATGGTTTGTGGGCTTTTCTCCAGATATAGTGGCGGGTGTATGGGTAGGTTTTGACATAAAGAGGAGCATGGGTAAGGGTATGGCTGGTGCAAGGGTGGCACTTCCCATATGGATAGACTATATGTCCCTTGCGGCATACATGTATCCATACTCAGACTTTCCAGTGCCAGAGGGTGTGGTGGTGGTGAACTGTCCAAAGCCCATGCTTTTTGTGGCGGGAACAGAGGGAGCATGTGGCGGTGAAAATCAGCCAGAACCCCAGGAAAAGAGCAATGAGCTTGAGGGCATAGTGGACCCAAAATATCTCAGGGAGGAGGCCCCAAAGGTCAAGGAGATTCGCTGA
- a CDS encoding NAD-binding protein, translated as MPKLSRKILHIKRKLRAKKKREKLLIDIYQSRLIESLRELRIPLLLLHFSLSVGTLGYMILSGGNFIDSIYMTVITIGTIGFGEIAKGTDTPLGRIFTTFLALMGIGVFTTSVTVIIRLFLVGDVLNLIKYIRMLADIEKLREHAIICGYNKTSAWLVEALRKRKVEFVVIDAREEALKYMQLHNIKYFITEEPFKKTALNSAGIERARYLIANMEDEAKNIAVIATARLLVPDRERLLIYSTAPTDGTAQKLEELGANKVIVPDKLIANRIFSYMLHEAGGYVSDLFDRIAYGEEAELEIVELAVQENSPLVGKKLKEIDLRRVYGVTVIGIRRSDGSLDLTVSGDTQIEGGDTLLLLGKPSNIRKAMGFYREVLR; from the coding sequence ATGCCAAAGCTGTCAAGGAAAATATTGCACATAAAGAGAAAGCTCAGAGCAAAGAAGAAGAGAGAGAAGTTGCTTATAGATATCTATCAGAGCAGACTGATTGAGTCCCTCAGGGAGCTCAGAATACCACTCCTGCTGCTTCACTTTTCCCTGAGTGTGGGAACCTTAGGCTACATGATACTTTCAGGTGGAAACTTTATAGACTCCATATACATGACAGTTATAACCATAGGAACAATAGGCTTTGGTGAAATAGCCAAAGGCACTGACACACCCCTTGGCAGGATTTTTACAACCTTCCTCGCCCTTATGGGTATAGGTGTTTTTACCACGTCGGTGACGGTAATCATAAGGCTTTTCCTTGTGGGTGATGTGCTCAACCTAATAAAATACATAAGGATGCTTGCAGACATTGAAAAGCTCAGAGAGCATGCCATCATATGTGGATACAATAAGACCTCTGCGTGGCTTGTGGAGGCACTGCGCAAGAGAAAGGTTGAATTTGTAGTCATAGACGCGAGGGAAGAAGCTCTAAAGTATATGCAGCTTCATAACATTAAGTATTTCATAACAGAGGAACCCTTTAAAAAGACTGCCCTCAATTCTGCAGGAATAGAAAGGGCAAGGTATCTGATAGCCAACATGGAGGACGAAGCCAAGAACATAGCGGTTATTGCCACAGCAAGACTTCTCGTGCCAGACAGAGAGAGGCTCCTTATATACTCCACAGCACCCACAGATGGCACTGCACAAAAACTGGAGGAGCTCGGCGCCAATAAGGTAATAGTTCCTGACAAGCTTATAGCAAACAGGATATTCTCCTACATGCTCCATGAGGCGGGAGGATACGTTTCCGACCTCTTTGACAGGATTGCCTACGGTGAGGAGGCAGAGCTTGAGATAGTGGAGCTTGCAGTTCAGGAGAACAGTCCTCTTGTAGGTAAAAAGCTGAAGGAAATAGACCTCAGGAGGGTCTATGGCGTCACAGTCATAGGTATAAGGAGGTCTGACGGAAGCCTTGACCTTACAGTTTCTGGGGATACTCAGATAGAGGGAGGTGATACTCTGCTCCTGCTGGGTAAGCCTTCCAACATACGCAAGGCTATGGGATTCTACAGGGAGGTGCTGAGATGA
- a CDS encoding DUF6394 family protein codes for MRLKKIMTDLFLLMALTTNLSFIFNPNPYELVITVIANLTATILKLGEGKILATEMTAASLVADLHLVPAAFIFFLGDVQEAVSLAIGALAANVISILLSIIEAIFSYLAEE; via the coding sequence ATGAGGCTGAAGAAAATCATGACAGACCTTTTCCTTCTCATGGCTCTCACCACAAACCTGAGCTTTATATTTAACCCAAACCCCTACGAGCTTGTGATAACCGTTATCGCAAACCTGACGGCTACAATACTGAAGCTTGGTGAGGGTAAGATTCTTGCTACTGAGATGACCGCTGCGAGCCTTGTGGCAGACCTTCACCTTGTGCCTGCAGCCTTCATATTCTTTCTGGGAGATGTTCAGGAGGCTGTCAGTCTTGCCATTGGTGCCCTTGCGGCGAATGTCATATCCATACTGCTTTCCATAATAGAAGCCATATTCAGCTATTTAGCGGAGGAGTAA
- the moeB gene encoding molybdopterin-synthase adenylyltransferase MoeB, whose product MFQFTEEQIKRYARHIILPEVGGKGQEKLLNSKVLVVGAGGLGSPSIYYLAAAGVGTIGIVDFDVVDFSNLQRQILHSTERVGVPKVESARMTVEKLNPDVKVITYNTMLNKSNIMDIIKDYDIVLDGTDNFPTRFLINDACYFLGKPLVSAAMLRFEGQISVFDYRDKDSSPCYRCLYPEPPPPGLVPSCQEAGILGSIGGIMGCIQATEAIKVLLGIGEPLVGKLLIMDALSMDFRKVKLRKDPHCPLCGKEPKITDLIEYEQVCEARF is encoded by the coding sequence ATGTTTCAGTTTACAGAGGAGCAGATAAAGAGGTATGCAAGGCATATAATCCTGCCAGAAGTGGGTGGCAAAGGGCAGGAAAAGCTCCTGAATTCAAAGGTGCTTGTGGTGGGTGCTGGCGGACTTGGCTCCCCTTCCATATATTACCTTGCTGCTGCGGGTGTGGGCACCATAGGCATAGTGGACTTTGATGTGGTGGACTTTTCCAACCTCCAGAGACAGATACTTCACAGCACAGAAAGGGTTGGAGTGCCAAAAGTGGAGTCTGCACGCATGACGGTGGAAAAGCTAAACCCCGATGTAAAGGTGATAACCTACAACACCATGCTCAACAAGTCCAACATAATGGACATAATAAAGGACTATGATATAGTTCTGGATGGCACAGACAACTTCCCCACAAGGTTTCTCATAAACGACGCCTGCTACTTTCTTGGCAAGCCCCTTGTCTCTGCGGCAATGCTGAGGTTTGAGGGACAGATTTCCGTCTTTGACTACAGAGATAAGGACAGTTCCCCCTGCTACAGATGCCTCTATCCAGAGCCCCCACCCCCAGGTCTTGTTCCTTCCTGTCAGGAGGCAGGAATTCTTGGCTCCATAGGTGGCATAATGGGCTGTATTCAGGCGACTGAAGCCATAAAGGTTCTGCTGGGTATTGGCGAGCCTCTGGTGGGAAAGCTCCTTATAATGGATGCGCTTTCTATGGATTTCAGAAAGGTAAAGCTCCGCAAGGACCCGCACTGTCCCCTCTGTGGCAAAGAGCCAAAGATAACCGACCTCATAGAATACGAGCAGGTCTGCGAGGCGAGGTTTTAG
- a CDS encoding CBS domain-containing protein produces MLKLIFLQEGADLDALSSAYGVMLLYEDAYLFRPAYLSKRASEVLSYFKARFRILEEVPEKFDLVLVDSHSYEDYLQRFGERVGEIRIYDHHPSAPQGFEGKVDMVGSCTTLLVEEIIQKGVDIDPESATILALGIYEDTGMLTYEGTTHRDARAVEWLLRKGLNLSLLRKFLSGGISKEHIDLLSEHLVSLESLFLKGKRVSLVVLRMEEYRPDVLSLLYELRDIRESSAFFVIVEAGGKTYLFGRALKDEFDVSEVFTKLGGGGHEFASAAKFEGLSGERLKSILEALLKGERVPLRVEQIMSYPPFLLHEDMEAGLALLELTQRNFAGAPVLNDEGRLVGVVYKKNLLKAQKHGVGGRVKDFMLEEFHTLTPENFVWEAEELLSRYGEKLIPVVSEGRVVGVVTRLDLLHAYRRHMEAVKAYERRLHVPEGLRPLLERIGERASELGYRVYLVGGVVRDLLMKRNIWDMDFVVEGDAVKLAERLAEEWGVDCHAFPEFGTAHMKVEGYKLEFATTRRETYPHPGSYPLVEWATLREDLLRRDFTINAMALSINPEDFGTLIDYFGGLRDLKDKIIRVLHPMSFVEDPVRILRALRFAGRFDFKLSKGTEKLLKSAVSMELLKRAPRGRLLNELRLALREERLLEILRLYRKHRVLEQVIEGFEFRQDMETNLERLKELLSWHKIEFPQEKIDYGWVYFLLLIKDLKVDTAERLLKEISAPSWVRESYKLVRESLHHMINALQKSTRNSEIYLILKGKPLAFLLILMLYQKERVKLYLEKLRWIKVEPEKFSGLEGRKLGQAIEEEKLRLMDSLLLR; encoded by the coding sequence ATGCTGAAGCTCATATTCCTCCAGGAGGGTGCAGACCTTGACGCCCTATCCTCCGCTTACGGGGTTATGCTTCTGTATGAGGATGCCTACCTTTTCAGACCTGCCTACCTTTCCAAAAGGGCCAGTGAGGTGCTCAGCTACTTCAAAGCTAGGTTCAGAATTCTGGAAGAGGTTCCTGAAAAATTTGACCTTGTTCTTGTGGACAGCCACAGCTATGAGGACTATCTGCAGAGGTTCGGTGAAAGAGTTGGGGAAATACGCATATACGACCACCACCCATCTGCACCACAGGGCTTTGAGGGGAAAGTGGACATGGTGGGGAGCTGCACAACCCTCCTAGTGGAGGAAATAATTCAGAAGGGGGTGGATATAGACCCTGAGTCCGCCACCATACTTGCCCTGGGCATTTACGAGGATACGGGAATGCTTACCTATGAGGGGACCACGCACAGGGATGCAAGGGCTGTGGAATGGCTGCTGAGGAAAGGGCTGAATCTGAGCCTGCTCAGAAAGTTTCTGAGTGGTGGTATAAGTAAGGAGCACATAGACCTCCTTTCAGAGCACTTAGTCAGCCTTGAAAGCCTATTTCTGAAGGGCAAAAGGGTTAGCCTCGTGGTGCTGAGAATGGAAGAATACAGACCGGATGTATTGAGTCTTCTGTATGAACTCAGGGACATAAGGGAATCCTCCGCTTTTTTTGTGATAGTGGAAGCTGGGGGGAAAACTTACCTCTTTGGACGAGCTCTTAAGGATGAGTTTGATGTCTCTGAAGTGTTCACCAAGCTTGGGGGTGGAGGACATGAGTTTGCCAGCGCAGCAAAGTTTGAAGGGCTTTCTGGAGAAAGGCTAAAAAGTATACTGGAAGCCCTGCTCAAGGGCGAAAGGGTTCCTCTCAGGGTGGAGCAAATTATGAGCTACCCACCTTTTCTTCTTCATGAAGATATGGAAGCAGGTCTTGCGCTTCTTGAGCTCACGCAGAGGAATTTTGCGGGTGCTCCTGTGCTAAACGACGAGGGCAGGCTGGTAGGTGTGGTATACAAAAAGAACCTTCTGAAGGCACAGAAACATGGCGTGGGAGGCAGGGTAAAGGATTTCATGCTGGAGGAGTTTCATACCCTGACCCCGGAAAACTTTGTGTGGGAGGCAGAAGAGCTCCTTTCCAGATATGGAGAAAAGCTTATACCTGTGGTTTCTGAAGGTAGGGTTGTGGGAGTGGTAACGAGGCTTGACCTCCTCCACGCTTACAGAAGGCATATGGAAGCGGTAAAGGCCTACGAAAGAAGGCTTCATGTTCCGGAAGGGTTGAGACCCCTTCTGGAGAGGATAGGAGAGAGGGCAAGTGAGCTGGGCTACAGGGTTTATCTCGTGGGAGGCGTTGTGAGAGACCTTCTCATGAAGAGAAACATATGGGACATGGACTTTGTGGTTGAAGGGGATGCGGTAAAGCTCGCAGAAAGGCTGGCAGAGGAATGGGGCGTGGACTGCCATGCCTTTCCCGAGTTCGGAACAGCTCATATGAAGGTGGAGGGCTACAAGTTAGAGTTTGCCACCACGAGGAGGGAAACCTACCCCCATCCCGGCTCTTATCCACTGGTAGAGTGGGCCACTCTCAGAGAAGACCTTCTCAGAAGAGACTTTACTATAAATGCCATGGCACTGTCCATAAATCCAGAGGATTTTGGCACGCTCATAGACTACTTTGGAGGTCTCAGGGACCTCAAGGACAAAATAATAAGGGTTCTGCATCCCATGAGCTTTGTGGAGGACCCGGTAAGAATTCTCAGAGCCCTGAGGTTTGCCGGAAGGTTTGATTTCAAACTATCAAAGGGCACGGAAAAGCTCTTGAAAAGCGCAGTGAGTATGGAGCTCCTCAAGAGGGCTCCGAGGGGGAGATTGCTTAACGAACTCAGACTTGCTCTTAGAGAGGAAAGGCTTCTGGAAATCCTGAGGCTATACAGGAAGCACAGGGTGCTCGAACAGGTCATAGAGGGCTTCGAATTCAGACAGGACATGGAAACGAATCTTGAAAGGCTGAAAGAGCTCCTTAGCTGGCACAAGATAGAGTTCCCTCAGGAAAAAATAGACTACGGGTGGGTGTATTTCCTTCTGCTCATAAAAGACTTAAAGGTAGATACGGCGGAAAGGCTACTCAAAGAGATAAGTGCGCCCTCCTGGGTAAGAGAAAGCTACAAACTTGTAAGAGAGAGTCTTCACCATATGATAAATGCACTGCAGAAATCCACCAGGAATTCGGAGATATACCTTATACTCAAAGGCAAGCCCCTCGCCTTTCTCCTTATTCTGATGCTTTATCAAAAAGAGAGGGTGAAGCTCTATCTGGAAAAGCTCAGATGGATAAAGGTTGAGCCTGAAAAGTTCAGTGGACTTGAGGGCAGAAAGCTGGGGCAAGCAATAGAAGAGGAAAAGCTCCGTCTAATGGACAGCTTACTCCTCCGCTAA